A single region of the Pararhodospirillum photometricum DSM 122 genome encodes:
- the cml gene encoding CmlA/FloR family chloramphenicol efflux MFS transporter — protein MSTPRPTWAFSLSAALLLMAPFDVLASLAMDLYLPVVPAMPGLLNTTPFLIQLTLSLYMGMLGVGQVIFGPMSDRLGRRPVLLVGGSVFVVASLGAACSSTATAFVAFRLLQAMGASAALVATFATVRDVYGRRPEGVVIYGLFSSILAFVPALGPLVGALIGACCGWRAIFVVLAVLAVPALVNAGVQWPETRPVVAAKTRRFVLPIVTSVAFWVYTLGFSAGMGTFFVFFSTAPRVLIGQAGFSEVGFSVAFAGVAVVMIVTTRFAKAFVARWGIAGCVARGMVLLVCGAVFLALGELFGSPSVLTFILPMGGMAVGIVVTVSVTANGALARFDDTAGSAVALYFCFQSLIVSLAGTGAVALLNGDTAWPIIGYAVTMAGLVLAGLALLRVRPGERPA, from the coding sequence ATGAGCACCCCGCGCCCGACATGGGCTTTCTCGCTGTCGGCGGCTTTGCTGCTGATGGCGCCTTTTGACGTTCTCGCGTCGCTAGCGATGGACCTGTATCTCCCCGTCGTTCCCGCGATGCCCGGTCTTTTGAACACGACACCCTTTCTCATCCAACTCACCCTGAGCCTGTACATGGGGATGCTCGGTGTGGGGCAGGTGATCTTCGGCCCGATGTCGGATCGGCTGGGGCGGCGGCCCGTGCTGTTGGTCGGTGGATCGGTTTTCGTTGTCGCCTCTCTCGGCGCGGCGTGCTCGTCCACGGCCACGGCCTTTGTCGCGTTTCGTCTGCTGCAAGCGATGGGGGCCTCGGCGGCCTTGGTGGCGACCTTCGCGACGGTTCGCGATGTTTATGGCCGCCGGCCCGAGGGCGTTGTCATTTACGGTCTTTTCAGTTCGATTCTGGCTTTCGTGCCCGCCCTTGGCCCCCTTGTGGGCGCGTTGATCGGGGCGTGTTGCGGGTGGCGGGCGATTTTTGTGGTGCTGGCTGTCCTGGCCGTGCCGGCGCTGGTGAATGCTGGGGTCCAATGGCCTGAAACCCGCCCGGTGGTGGCCGCCAAGACGCGCCGCTTCGTTCTGCCGATCGTCACCAGCGTGGCCTTTTGGGTTTACACGCTGGGCTTCAGTGCCGGCATGGGCACCTTCTTCGTCTTCTTTTCAACCGCCCCTCGTGTGCTCATCGGCCAAGCGGGCTTTTCCGAGGTCGGCTTCAGCGTGGCTTTTGCGGGCGTCGCGGTCGTCATGATCGTGACAACCCGTTTCGCTAAAGCCTTTGTCGCCCGCTGGGGCATCGCGGGATGCGTTGCGCGCGGGATGGTGCTGCTTGTGTGCGGGGCCGTCTTCCTGGCTCTCGGTGAACTCTTCGGCTCGCCCTCGGTCCTGACCTTCATTCTGCCCATGGGGGGGATGGCGGTTGGCATTGTGGTTACGGTGTCCGTGACCGCCAACGGGGCCCTCGCACGGTTCGACGACACCGCCGGATCGGCTGTCGCCCTCTACTTCTGTTTCCAAAGCCTGATCGTCAGCCTCGCCGGGACGGGGGCGGTCGCCCTGCTCAACGGCGACACGGCATGGCCGATCATCGGGTACGCCGTGACGATGGCGGGGCTGGTCCTGGCGGGGCTGGCGCTGCTGCGCGTCCGTCCCGGCGAGCGGCCCGCCTGA
- a CDS encoding methyl-accepting chemotaxis protein, translated as MAMLDHLKISRKLFLVFGVLIGLIGLNAAVILALVNEMDRATSEITDNWLPSVVTAGAMKTQMLDTRRHELTHIMLTDAEAMAKTDVIITAGRQKLQEIQRGYEMLQALDEEKLAYDRFKALYAQYITLSDQALDHSRKNENDDAFRVQIQEARPAFQGALAELDKIVDLNVSGAKEASTHQRDIAGTAKAGMLGAVAVFVVLAVVLGMLLYRALALPLGAMTEAMRRLAQGDRTVAIPAQGRQDEIGTMAAAVAIFKENAMEAERLAVAQETQRVQRERRAKTLETLTQGFDQAVGSMLQVVAGAATQMEATAQTMSGTADVTSAKASTVAGATEEMSHSVQTVASASEELSSSINEIGRQVEQSIRITRAASEDAERTNTTVQSLAEASSRIGTVVSLINSIASQTNLLALNATIEAARAGEAGKGFAVVAGEVKSLANQTAKATDEIASQIGTVQSATASAVTAISGIVGRIVEINEIATAIASAVEEQSAATAEIARNVQQTSEATHLIAGNIGTVHQASSETGAAAGEVLSSARALSREANDLKGVVDRFLRDVKSA; from the coding sequence ATGGCCATGCTGGATCATCTCAAGATTTCCCGCAAGCTCTTCTTGGTTTTCGGTGTGCTGATCGGTCTGATCGGCCTCAACGCGGCGGTTATTCTGGCGCTGGTCAATGAAATGGACCGGGCGACCAGCGAAATCACCGACAATTGGTTGCCCAGCGTGGTCACGGCCGGGGCGATGAAGACGCAAATGCTCGATACCCGCCGCCATGAACTGACCCACATCATGCTGACCGACGCCGAGGCCATGGCCAAAACCGATGTGATTATTACCGCCGGACGGCAAAAACTTCAGGAGATCCAGCGCGGCTACGAAATGCTGCAAGCGCTTGACGAGGAAAAGCTGGCCTACGATCGGTTCAAGGCTTTGTACGCGCAATACATTACGTTGAGCGATCAGGCGCTCGATCATTCCCGCAAAAACGAGAACGACGACGCCTTTCGCGTTCAAATCCAGGAAGCCCGGCCCGCGTTCCAAGGCGCCTTGGCCGAGCTTGACAAAATCGTTGACCTCAACGTGAGCGGCGCCAAAGAGGCCAGCACCCACCAGCGCGACATCGCCGGAACTGCCAAGGCGGGGATGTTGGGCGCCGTGGCGGTCTTTGTGGTTCTTGCCGTTGTCCTGGGCATGCTCTTGTATCGCGCCTTGGCCCTGCCCTTGGGGGCGATGACCGAGGCCATGCGTCGCCTTGCCCAGGGCGATCGCACCGTCGCCATCCCGGCCCAAGGTCGCCAGGACGAAATCGGGACCATGGCCGCCGCCGTTGCGATCTTTAAAGAGAACGCCATGGAAGCCGAGCGTTTGGCCGTCGCGCAGGAGACCCAACGGGTCCAGCGCGAGCGTCGGGCTAAGACCCTGGAAACCTTGACCCAGGGCTTCGATCAGGCGGTGGGCAGCATGCTTCAGGTCGTGGCCGGCGCCGCCACTCAGATGGAAGCCACCGCCCAAACCATGTCCGGCACCGCCGATGTTACCAGCGCAAAGGCCTCGACCGTGGCCGGGGCAACCGAGGAAATGTCCCACAGCGTTCAAACGGTGGCCAGCGCGTCGGAAGAACTGTCGTCGTCCATCAACGAAATCGGGCGCCAAGTCGAACAGTCCATCCGCATCACCCGCGCCGCCTCCGAGGACGCGGAGCGGACCAACACCACCGTGCAAAGCCTTGCCGAAGCGTCGTCGCGCATTGGGACCGTGGTCAGCCTCATCAACTCGATCGCCTCACAAACCAACCTGCTGGCCCTCAACGCCACCATCGAGGCGGCGCGAGCCGGTGAAGCGGGCAAGGGCTTCGCCGTGGTGGCCGGGGAAGTCAAGTCGCTGGCCAACCAGACCGCCAAGGCTACCGACGAGATCGCCAGCCAGATTGGCACCGTGCAATCGGCCACCGCCAGCGCCGTGACCGCCATCAGCGGCATTGTTGGGCGCATCGTCGAAATCAACGAAATCGCCACCGCCATCGCGTCCGCCGTCGAGGAGCAGTCCGCCGCCACCGCCGAAATTGCCCGCAACGTTCAGCAGACCTCGGAAGCGACTCACCTGATCGCCGGCAACATCGGCACCGTTCATCAAGCGTCGTCCGAAACCGGTGCCGCAGCCGGCGAAGTGCTGTCCTCTGCCCGCGCCCTGTCGCGCGAGGCCAACGATCTGAAGGGGGTCGTGGACCGCTTCCTGCGCGATGTGAAATCCGCCTGA
- a CDS encoding MMPL family transporter, which produces MVAASPPPDPARRVDLFMTALVRAWVRGVERRPRLALGLTLGLMLLSGWAIATHLSIRTDTSAMLSPDLPFQQDHARLKAAFPDLGDDLVVVIDGLTPAVAERAAQTLSQALTQRPDVIARAVDLAGLPFFRRNGLLYLSPAALDTLAGTLTQAQPFLAGLGRDPSLRGLADLMDLALGHTEAPSDPILIAVLERMTAVTTATQHNEMALMDWSAAFGTSPARGTATRRFLLIKPVLNNASLSPAGAAMAAVRAAAAEAGLSEATGVRVRLTGSAALAQEELGTVRSSMGVSNLVSFGIVALLLVWGLRSGRLILATNAALVAGLVITAGFAAVTVGTLNLISVAFAVLFIGLSVDFGLHYGLRYREARVAGLANAAALDEAASSTGTSLVLSALAAMLAFLSFLPTDYLGLAQLGLISGAGMAIALLLNLTLLPAILTLMPARPVKPIGVPAGALRFSLLHLPERRPRATLAMTSVLVGGALWLAVQIRFDVDPLALKDPATESLSTLYDVMKEPGLDPYSIDILAADAAEAARLTEALNQLEAVRSVASLPALVPAEQDQKLQVIEDLAFTVGPSLSLPQEAPPDAAGLVEARRRLIARLADVHAGTAAPAAQALATALGALGDDPTGLERLQARLLDGLPDQIARLRDSLSAGPVSLADIPPDLRARYGAADGQMRLQVFPRDDLRDPRALQAFVAAVRPVAPHATGAPVIIVEAGRTVIGAFAEAAALATVLITAMLAAVMRRRRDILLVFVPVLLSGLFTLGSAVLIGQALNLANVIVLPLLVGLGVAGAIHVIGRAHETAGAVLDSSTPRAVVFSALTTVASFSSLILSDHPGTASMGILLTLALTLGLVCTLGILPAILALLRR; this is translated from the coding sequence ATGGTTGCCGCCTCTCCTCCCCCCGATCCCGCGCGGCGGGTGGATTTGTTTATGACCGCGCTGGTGCGGGCCTGGGTGCGTGGCGTCGAACGCCGCCCCCGGCTGGCCCTGGGGCTCACGCTGGGCTTGATGCTGCTCTCGGGCTGGGCAATCGCCACCCACCTGTCGATCCGCACCGATACCTCGGCCATGCTGTCGCCGGATCTGCCCTTTCAGCAAGACCACGCCCGCCTCAAGGCCGCCTTTCCCGACCTCGGCGACGATCTGGTGGTGGTGATTGATGGCCTGACCCCGGCGGTGGCCGAGCGGGCGGCCCAGACTTTGTCCCAGGCCTTGACCCAACGCCCCGACGTGATTGCCCGCGCCGTTGACTTGGCCGGCCTGCCGTTCTTTCGTCGCAACGGCCTGCTCTACCTCTCCCCTGCGGCCCTTGATACCCTGGCCGGCACCTTGACCCAGGCCCAGCCCTTCTTGGCCGGGCTGGGGCGGGACCCGTCCTTGCGCGGCCTCGCCGACCTCATGGATCTGGCCCTGGGGCACACCGAGGCACCGAGCGACCCGATCTTGATCGCGGTGCTGGAGCGCATGACCGCGGTGACCACCGCCACCCAGCACAACGAGATGGCCCTCATGGACTGGTCGGCGGCTTTTGGCACCTCGCCGGCGCGGGGCACCGCCACCCGGCGGTTCTTGCTGATCAAGCCGGTGCTGAACAACGCCTCCTTGTCGCCGGCCGGAGCGGCCATGGCGGCGGTGCGCGCGGCGGCCGCCGAGGCGGGACTCAGCGAGGCCACCGGGGTGCGGGTGCGCCTCACCGGCTCGGCCGCCTTGGCCCAGGAAGAACTGGGAACGGTGCGCAGCAGCATGGGGGTGTCCAACCTCGTGTCCTTCGGCATTGTGGCACTGCTGCTGGTTTGGGGATTGCGCTCCGGGCGGCTGATCTTGGCGACCAACGCGGCCCTGGTCGCTGGTTTGGTGATCACCGCCGGCTTTGCCGCCGTCACGGTGGGTACCTTGAACTTGATCTCGGTGGCGTTTGCCGTCTTGTTCATTGGCCTGTCGGTGGATTTTGGCCTGCACTATGGCTTGCGCTATCGCGAGGCCCGAGTGGCCGGGCTGGCCAACGCGGCGGCGCTGGACGAGGCGGCGAGCAGCACGGGCACCTCCTTGGTGCTCTCGGCGCTGGCGGCGATGCTGGCTTTTCTGTCGTTTTTGCCCACCGACTACCTGGGGCTGGCCCAGCTTGGCCTGATCTCCGGCGCCGGCATGGCCATTGCTCTGCTCCTGAACCTGACCTTGCTCCCGGCCATTTTGACCTTGATGCCGGCTAGGCCGGTCAAGCCGATCGGTGTGCCGGCCGGCGCCTTGCGGTTTTCCCTGTTGCACCTGCCCGAGCGCCGGCCGCGCGCCACCTTGGCGATGACGAGCGTCCTGGTCGGTGGGGCCCTGTGGCTGGCGGTGCAGATCCGCTTCGATGTGGATCCGCTGGCCCTCAAGGACCCGGCCACCGAATCCCTCTCGACCTTATATGACGTGATGAAGGAGCCGGGGCTCGATCCTTATTCCATCGACATCCTGGCCGCTGATGCCGCCGAAGCGGCCCGCTTGACCGAGGCGCTAAACCAGTTGGAGGCGGTGCGCAGCGTGGCCAGCCTGCCTGCCCTGGTGCCGGCCGAGCAGGACCAAAAGCTGCAAGTCATTGAGGATCTCGCCTTCACCGTGGGGCCCTCGCTCAGTCTGCCGCAAGAAGCGCCGCCCGATGCGGCCGGCTTGGTCGAGGCCCGACGTCGGTTGATCGCGCGGCTGGCGGACGTGCACGCCGGGACGGCGGCGCCGGCGGCCCAGGCTTTGGCCACCGCCCTGGGCGCCCTGGGCGACGACCCGACGGGGTTGGAGCGCCTTCAGGCCCGGCTGCTCGACGGCCTGCCCGACCAGATCGCCCGTTTGCGCGACAGCCTGAGCGCTGGCCCGGTCAGCTTGGCCGACATTCCGCCCGACCTGCGCGCGCGCTACGGCGCCGCCGATGGTCAGATGCGCCTGCAAGTGTTCCCGCGCGATGACCTGCGCGACCCCCGGGCTCTTCAGGCCTTTGTTGCGGCGGTGCGGCCCGTGGCCCCGCACGCCACCGGCGCCCCGGTGATCATTGTCGAGGCCGGCCGCACCGTGATCGGCGCTTTTGCCGAGGCCGCCGCCCTGGCCACGGTGTTGATCACCGCCATGCTGGCAGCCGTGATGCGCCGGCGCCGGGATATTCTGCTGGTGTTCGTGCCGGTTTTGCTCTCGGGGCTGTTCACCCTGGGCTCGGCGGTTCTGATCGGTCAGGCGCTCAACTTGGCCAATGTCATCGTGTTGCCCTTGCTGGTGGGCCTGGGCGTCGCCGGGGCCATCCACGTGATTGGCCGGGCCCACGAAACCGCTGGCGCCGTGCTCGACAGCTCAACGCCGCGCGCCGTCGTGTTCAGCGCCCTGACCACCGTCGCGTCGTTCAGCTCGCTCATACTCTCCGACCACCCGGGCACCGCCAGCATGGGCATTTTGCTGACCCTGGCCCTGACCTTGGGCTTGGTGTGCACCCTGGGGATTTTGCCGGCGATCCTGGCCTTGCTGCGTCGGTAA
- a CDS encoding LysR family transcriptional regulator yields MTDRLFPLQAFVRVVEEGSFSGAARRLGSSTSAISRQVAQLEAGLGVRLLQRTTRSLTLTEAGQGYYQRVSQALSDLDDADRAVRQLQASPRGVLRINAPVSFGVRHLVPALGAFREVAPEITLDLTLNDHFVDLIDEGVDVAVRIGRLPESDLVARRLAPVRRMVCGSPAYLAAHGTPATPDDLTGHACLSYANVSMTEEWRFVRSDGTSWPLTLSGPLRANNGDALLEAALAGLGLAVLPTFIAGPAVQAGRVVEVLPGFLPDHGAVHAVYPTPRHLSPKVRCFVDFLVERFSPVPPWDRGG; encoded by the coding sequence ATGACCGACCGCTTGTTTCCCTTGCAGGCTTTCGTCCGCGTGGTTGAGGAGGGGTCGTTTTCCGGGGCGGCGCGCCGGCTGGGCAGTTCGACCTCGGCGATCAGCCGGCAGGTTGCCCAGTTGGAGGCGGGGCTGGGGGTTCGTCTGCTCCAGCGCACCACCCGCTCCTTGACCCTGACCGAAGCCGGCCAGGGCTATTATCAGCGGGTCTCGCAGGCCTTGTCCGATCTCGACGACGCTGATCGGGCGGTGCGTCAGCTTCAGGCCAGCCCGCGCGGCGTGTTGCGGATTAATGCTCCGGTCAGTTTTGGGGTGCGGCATCTGGTGCCGGCGCTGGGGGCCTTTCGGGAGGTGGCGCCCGAGATCACGCTGGATCTCACCTTGAACGACCACTTCGTGGATTTGATCGACGAGGGGGTGGATGTGGCGGTGCGCATTGGTCGCCTGCCAGAATCCGACCTCGTGGCGCGGCGCTTGGCCCCGGTGCGTCGGATGGTCTGTGGCAGCCCCGCCTATCTCGCGGCCCATGGCACGCCGGCCACCCCGGACGACCTCACCGGGCACGCCTGTCTGAGCTATGCCAATGTGAGCATGACCGAGGAGTGGCGGTTTGTGCGCTCCGACGGCACGTCCTGGCCGCTGACGCTCTCGGGTCCGCTGCGCGCCAACAACGGCGATGCCTTGCTGGAAGCGGCGCTGGCCGGACTGGGGCTGGCTGTTCTCCCGACCTTTATTGCCGGACCTGCCGTGCAGGCCGGGCGGGTGGTGGAGGTTTTGCCCGGGTTTTTGCCAGACCATGGCGCGGTGCATGCGGTGTACCCGACGCCTCGCCACTTATCGCCGAAGGTGCGGTGCTTTGTTGATTTTCTTGTGGAGCGTTTTTCGCCGGTGCCGCCTTGGGATCGGGGGGGGTGA
- a CDS encoding Fic family protein, which yields MADGFQDRFSGPVTAFQDRALPERAVLTGYAALIDAFQLAVPLPRTLAAIGSQHKLYDREGWRLFTPRHARPASLEGHLTFALKYEGVDLLVLKALFKAVGPGPIMALVKATPTGSYARRLWFLYEWLIGTPLDLPNATAGAYVEVLDPRQQWGAAALLSSRHRVKNNLPGTPAFCPLVFTTDKLRAFQALDLADQARATLASVPKDLLARTAAFLLLKDSRSSFAIEREYPAHDRVQRWGKAIGEAGRRALDLDELLRLQRIVIGDARFVRLGLRKEGGFVGEHERNTGAPLPDHISAKPEDLLSLMEGITRFSRTAGRTLDPVIAAAGLAFGFVYTHPFEDGNGRLHRYLIHHALSERGFNPPDMVFPVSAAILDQLHAYRLTLESYSARLLPHIQWEPTPTGNVHVLNDTADFYRYFDATPHAEFLYECVQRTIEVDLPAETAYLKNYDAFRDGVAALVDMPERTLERLLRFLRQNNGVLSKRARDNEFRALTPEEVQKIEDLYQSVF from the coding sequence ATGGCAGACGGATTTCAGGATCGTTTTTCAGGGCCGGTGACGGCTTTTCAGGATCGGGCGTTGCCGGAACGGGCGGTCCTGACGGGCTATGCCGCGTTGATCGATGCCTTTCAGCTTGCGGTCCCGCTGCCCCGAACGCTGGCCGCCATCGGCTCCCAGCACAAACTCTATGACCGGGAGGGCTGGCGCTTGTTCACCCCCCGGCACGCTCGCCCCGCCAGTCTTGAGGGGCACCTGACCTTTGCCCTCAAATACGAGGGGGTGGATCTTCTTGTGCTCAAGGCGCTCTTCAAGGCCGTCGGCCCCGGCCCGATCATGGCCTTGGTCAAAGCCACGCCCACCGGGAGCTATGCCCGGCGTCTCTGGTTCTTGTACGAATGGCTGATCGGCACCCCCCTCGACCTGCCGAATGCCACGGCGGGAGCCTATGTCGAGGTCCTCGATCCCCGACAGCAATGGGGCGCCGCCGCCCTCCTCTCCTCCCGGCACCGGGTGAAAAACAATCTGCCGGGAACGCCGGCCTTCTGCCCCCTGGTGTTCACCACCGACAAGCTCCGCGCTTTCCAGGCGCTTGACCTCGCCGACCAAGCCCGGGCCACCCTCGCCAGCGTGCCAAAGGATTTGCTGGCGCGAACAGCCGCTTTTTTGTTGCTCAAGGATTCGAGATCCAGCTTCGCCATTGAACGGGAGTATCCGGCTCATGACCGCGTCCAGCGCTGGGGCAAGGCCATTGGCGAAGCGGGGCGGCGCGCTCTGGATCTGGACGAGTTGTTGCGGCTGCAAAGAATCGTCATCGGCGACGCCCGATTTGTCCGGCTGGGACTGCGCAAGGAAGGCGGTTTTGTCGGGGAACACGAACGCAATACCGGCGCCCCCTTGCCCGACCATATCAGTGCCAAGCCAGAGGACCTCCTTTCCCTGATGGAAGGGATCACCCGGTTCAGTCGAACAGCCGGTCGCACCCTTGATCCGGTCATTGCGGCGGCCGGGCTGGCCTTTGGCTTCGTCTATACCCATCCGTTTGAAGACGGAAATGGGCGCCTACATCGCTACTTGATCCATCATGCCCTGAGCGAGCGGGGCTTCAATCCGCCAGACATGGTGTTTCCGGTCTCCGCAGCCATTTTGGACCAACTGCATGCGTACCGCCTCACCTTGGAGAGCTACTCGGCCCGACTCCTGCCGCATATCCAATGGGAACCAACACCCACGGGCAATGTCCATGTCCTCAACGACACGGCAGATTTTTATCGCTACTTCGACGCCACACCCCATGCCGAGTTTCTGTATGAGTGCGTTCAGCGGACCATTGAAGTCGATCTCCCGGCGGAAACCGCTTATCTCAAAAACTATGATGCGTTTCGGGACGGGGTGGCGGCGCTGGTGGACATGCCGGAGCGGACCCTTGAGAGGCTGCTGCGTTTCCTTCGGCAGAATAACGGGGTCCTCTCGAAGCGGGCACGAGACAACGAATTCCGAGCCCTCACCCCGGAGGAGGTCCAAAAAATCGAGGACCTGTATCAGAGCGTCTTCTGA
- a CDS encoding HAD-IA family hydrolase, with translation MRALLFDCDGVLADTERDGHRVAFNHAFTDAGLTDHWSVDHYGSLLDTGGGRHRLRRHFGPELPEPVIADLHQRKTDHFIALVARGAVPLRPGVERLVDEALAAGLDIGVCSTSEERSVRAVVAGLGPARAQRIHIFAGDQVARRKPDPAIYRLALSSLGLDPDQALAIEDSAIGLAAARAAGLQCLVTRATYSRHERFPGAARVVDSLEDIRLADCRALLTDQRR, from the coding sequence ATGCGAGCGTTGTTGTTTGATTGCGATGGCGTGTTGGCCGACACCGAACGCGACGGCCATCGGGTGGCCTTTAACCATGCCTTTACCGATGCCGGCCTGACCGATCATTGGTCGGTGGACCACTACGGCAGCTTGCTCGACACCGGAGGCGGGCGTCATCGCCTGCGCCGCCACTTCGGCCCCGAACTCCCCGAACCGGTGATTGCCGATCTGCACCAGCGCAAAACCGACCACTTCATCGCCCTGGTGGCGAGAGGGGCGGTTCCCTTGCGGCCCGGCGTCGAGCGGCTGGTGGACGAGGCTCTGGCGGCTGGCTTGGACATTGGGGTGTGCTCAACGTCGGAGGAACGCTCGGTGCGGGCCGTGGTCGCTGGCCTGGGACCGGCCCGGGCCCAGCGGATCCACATTTTTGCCGGCGATCAGGTGGCACGGCGCAAGCCCGACCCCGCCATCTATCGCCTCGCCCTCTCCAGTTTGGGCCTGGACCCTGACCAAGCCCTGGCCATTGAGGACAGCGCGATTGGCCTGGCCGCTGCAAGGGCGGCTGGCTTGCAGTGCTTGGTCACCCGCGCCACCTACAGCCGGCATGAGCGTTTTCCCGGAGCGGCCCGGGTGGTGGACAGCCTGGAGGATATCCGCCTCGCCGACTGCCGGGCCCTGCTCACCGATCAACGGCGCTAG
- a CDS encoding FMN-dependent NADH-azoreductase, whose amino-acid sequence MTLLHLDSSLLGDASVTRHLTQRIVATLTAAHPGTTVVRRDLAAQPPAPLDAELIKVVKFRDLTDLTARQQAELALTDTLVDEFLAAETVVIGAPMYNFSIPTPLKAWIDRVAQPGRTFRYTETGPQGLAGGRRVIIASARGGRYAGTPAETAFDHQEAYLKAVMTFFGIPEVEIIRAEGVAMGDEARAAALAAAEAQIQALV is encoded by the coding sequence ATGACCCTTTTACACCTTGATTCCAGCTTGCTCGGCGACGCCTCGGTCACCCGCCACCTGACCCAGCGCATTGTCGCCACCCTGACGGCGGCCCACCCCGGGACCACGGTCGTTCGGCGCGACTTGGCCGCCCAGCCGCCCGCCCCCCTCGACGCCGAGTTGATCAAGGTGGTCAAGTTCCGTGACCTCACCGATTTGACCGCGCGCCAGCAAGCCGAATTGGCCCTGACCGACACCTTGGTGGACGAGTTTCTGGCGGCCGAAACGGTGGTGATCGGCGCCCCCATGTATAATTTTTCGATCCCCACCCCCCTCAAGGCCTGGATCGACCGCGTGGCCCAGCCCGGTCGCACCTTCCGCTACACCGAAACAGGGCCCCAGGGGTTGGCGGGCGGACGCCGGGTGATCATCGCTTCGGCCCGCGGCGGACGCTATGCCGGCACACCGGCCGAAACCGCGTTCGATCACCAGGAAGCTTACCTGAAGGCCGTGATGACCTTTTTTGGCATTCCCGAGGTCGAGATCATTCGGGCCGAGGGGGTTGCCATGGGCGACGAGGCACGCGCCGCCGCTCTGGCCGCCGCCGAGGCGCAGATTCAGGCTTTGGTCTGA
- a CDS encoding site-specific DNA-methyltransferase: MNAPLSNRILQGDCIDMMRTLSAGSVDMIFADPPYNLMLGGELHRPDNSRVDGVDDDWDRFESPQAYATFTREWLAEARRVLKDNGTLWVIGSYHNIYRVGAELQDLGFWILNDVVWRKSNPMPNFKGTRFTNAHETLLWCAKSADAKYTFNYEAMKNLNEGVQMRSDWTLPLCGGTERLRNADGQKVHATQKPESLLHRVILSSTRPGDLVLDPFLGSGTTAAVAKRLGRRWLGIERETRYIEAAQARLNAVEPVADPDLLRTPSKRAEPRIPFGTVVERGLLSPGAVLRDAGKRWTARVRADGTLVATSARGDHKGSIHQVGAAVQGAPACNGWTFWYVDRPNGAVPLDVLRQQVRAELETVA; this comes from the coding sequence CCTCATGCTCGGGGGCGAACTGCACCGCCCCGATAACAGCCGCGTGGATGGCGTGGACGACGACTGGGACCGCTTTGAAAGCCCCCAGGCCTACGCCACGTTCACGCGGGAGTGGTTGGCCGAGGCCCGGCGTGTGTTGAAGGATAACGGCACGCTCTGGGTGATCGGCAGCTATCACAATATCTATCGCGTGGGCGCGGAGCTTCAGGACCTGGGCTTCTGGATCCTCAACGACGTGGTCTGGCGCAAATCCAACCCCATGCCCAATTTCAAGGGCACGCGCTTTACCAACGCTCACGAGACCCTGCTCTGGTGTGCCAAATCCGCCGATGCCAAGTACACCTTCAACTACGAGGCCATGAAAAACCTCAATGAAGGCGTGCAGATGCGCAGCGACTGGACCTTGCCTCTGTGCGGCGGGACCGAGCGTCTACGCAACGCCGACGGCCAAAAGGTGCACGCCACCCAAAAGCCGGAGAGCCTGCTCCACCGGGTGATCTTGTCCTCGACGCGGCCGGGCGACTTGGTGCTCGACCCCTTCCTGGGCAGCGGCACCACGGCGGCGGTGGCCAAGCGTTTGGGCCGGCGTTGGCTCGGCATCGAGCGAGAGACCCGCTATATTGAGGCCGCCCAGGCGCGCCTTAACGCCGTGGAGCCGGTCGCCGATCCCGACTTGCTGCGCACGCCGTCCAAGCGAGCCGAGCCGCGCATTCCGTTTGGCACCGTGGTCGAGCGCGGCTTGCTGTCGCCCGGCGCCGTGCTGCGCGACGCCGGCAAGCGTTGGACCGCCCGGGTACGGGCCGATGGCACCTTGGTCGCCACTTCGGCGCGGGGCGACCACAAGGGGTCGATCCATCAAGTGGGGGCTGCCGTGCAAGGCGCGCCGGCCTGCAATGGGTGGACGTTCTGGTATGTCGATCGCCCGAACGGGGCGGTGCCGCTCGATGTCCTGCGCCAGCAGGTGCGGGCCGAACTGGAGACGGTGGCGTAA